CGCCGTCAATAGCGGCAAGTATCGGTTTTCCAGTCGCCATGTAAGTCTGAAGTTTGCTGGGAACTGTTTTTGAAACGAGAGCGTTCTTTGTCAGAGTGATCAAAAGTGCCGACGCTTGTTTGAATAGCCCTGCCATCTCTTCGCTAGGAAAATGTCCTGGGAGAATGACATTCAGCTTCTTTTGCGCAACAGTGTTCGCAATTGCTTCTGCTTGGCTGCCGGTTCCTACCAGAACAAATAATATGTCGCGATGCTCGCGCAATATTTCGGCAGATTCCAAAACTGTTTGCAAGGCTTGGGCTTTACCAAAATTGCCAGCAAACATCACCGAAAACTTTCCGCCGAGACCCAGATCCACTTTTGGGCCCCCCTGATGCAGTTTAATACAAGTATTTGGGTGATATTTGACCACCGCAAGCGGATGCCTAGCCAACACATCTTCAATAAAGGCATTGGATTGAACAAGGATCATATCCGCCCGCCGGTATAGCCACCCAACCGCAAAGCCAATCGCGCTTAGAGCCTTCCGGTTCCTAACAAATCCGGTTCCCTCGAGCACATCAGGCCAAAGGTCTTGGACCCAGACAACTAAGGCTACGCGTCTTATCAGCCGAAATACGACACCAGCCAAAGATTGAAAAACTGGAGAGGTTGCAAAAACGAAAATCACATCAATTTTGCTCTTGCGCAATAGAAACGGACCCAAAAACGACGCGCTCAACATAAAAGACAGGTAGTTTGCAATCAAGTTGACCGCCCCTCCGTTTTTTCTTGGGAGCATTGGGACACGGTATACCATAACCCCAGAAGGGTGCTTTTCAGCATGGTATTTCAACGCATTATAACCATCATAGATTTTTCCTTGGGGGTAATTAGGTTGTCCAGTCAATACCGTCACATGAGCACCGGAACGCTGCAAGTCGGCCGCAACGGAATTTATTAGGAAGCTTTCTGGCCAAAAGTGCTGACTGATAATCAGAATATTCATCGATCTGCTTAACCGAACTGTTCTTCTAAGCCGCGTTGAAGAATATCCTGGACCGAACTCATGTTCTTTAGATCAAGAGATTGATGCACTGGCGCACTGACGATTTCTTGAGCGATTTCTTCCACGATCGGAAATTTTTCGTCAGCGTTCACCAGATTTGGCAAGGACTGATATGGGGGGGCCAACGTCGGTTCCAAATATAGACCGTACTTCGCAGCAAATCGAATAAGTTTTGCCCGTCCCTTTATGCGGAAAGGGTAACTATAGGGCACTGAATCTGCTGGAAAAATCGAAAACAAAGGCTCTACATTTGACAGCGCTTTTACACATTTGTTCAAGGCCGCATAGTTTTTCTTGCGTTCAAGTTGCATGAATTTGAGGTCAGCGTGTGACAGACCCCATTGAGAGAGCCATTGCAATTTCCGAGGCTGATCACGATTTTCCAGCTCAATTTTGTCATCCGCACAAAGATAGTCATCGATGTTATTCGAGCGTATGCTTTTTAAAAACTGGAGTGGCACTATGCCCCTTTGGGCCAAGCTCTGAACTCCCAGCTTTAGAGCATCAAGTATGGGTTTTTTGGCCGGGTAGTTCCCGAGAATAAACTCATTCCGGCTCAAAGTTTTGTCATTGATTACCAACCCTCCACCATCTGGCAATGGTAAAAACTTTCGATAGCTGAAAATGGTAATATCGCCTGTTGTCCCTAGCAACTTGCCGTTCTGAGCACCTGTAAAACCATGAGCACAATCTTCGATTAGTTTTATTCGTGCCGCATCGCAGAGATTGCGAATAGGCTCAATTGTTGACGCTTTACCCAGATAGTGATTGACGTAGACGGCCCGGGTTTTTGAATTGACGCGCTTTTTGAGATCGTCCAAATCCACGTCCAAATCGGGAAGCAAATTATAATAATGAACTGAAACCCCGCTGTGAAAAATGGTTTGAAGTACGACCTCACAAATCGTTGCCGGGACTAATATTTCATCTTCTGGGCGTAAGTTTAGTAGGCTCAGTCCTGCCCATAAGGCGGCTCGACCATTGTTGAATAATTGAAATGGACTTGGAAATAGATTCTCTTTGTCGTTTGGTATGTGCCTAGAAAACTGACGCTTGGTCAGTGTAGGCAGGACAGTGATGTATCCCATTATGAAGTCGAACCGGTTGGCAGAGCCATATGCTTTTCGACCAAGTGAGAAATTTGAGCCGGGTTCATGCGTTCAAAAACCGCTTCCATAGTTATCGAAGCTTCGCGGATCATGTCCTTGCGCAAGCGATCATTGTCAATCACATCCAAAATGGCAGCGCTCAACGCTTCGGCATCTTCAGAGGCGACAACACGCGCGTTGACGCCATCCTTAAGCAAATATGGAATACCACCAACGTCCGTTGTAACGATCGGCAAGCGGTGGGTCATCGCCTCGTACAACACCCTTGGAAAACCTTCCGTAACACTAGACAGAACAAAAATATCGGCATCCTTCAAAATCTCGTAGAGTGCCGATTCATCCTCAACGTAGCCCACAAATTCAACAGAGTCCGAAATGTCCAAAGCCACGGCTTGCGCTTTCAAGTCAGCCTCTTTTGGCCCCTGCCCTATGATACGCAATTTCAATGTTGGATCTTTTTGTTTTGCGTCCGCGAATGCCATTAGCAATATATGCTGGGCTTTATCGTGGATTAAGGCACCCACATTTATCAAGATCTTTTGGTTCCCATTACACGTATCTTCGCGATTAAAAATGTTCTCACGTGTTAACGTCATCCGCGGGGAAGTATCATAAGTCGGACAACCCCATGCAGCATATTTGGTTTTTAGCTGCCCACCTGCTGCGACCGCAAACAAAGCAGTCTTAACAATTTTGCGTTCCATCCAGCGATTTAGGCCTGCATATGCGCGATAAAACCAGCCAGTGCGCATATCGTCCCATTTGAACATACTCTGAGACGCCTGTTCCCAGTCATCTGCCCCATACACAATATGGATTTTCCGAAAACTCTTGGCCGCCAACCATCCCATTGCACTTGGGTAGCTCGGCAAAAAGACATATAGAACGTCGACTTTTGGAACCACCTTTAGGAGGAGCAGAAACACTTTAAAAAACTGCCAAGCCTTGCCGACTACGCTGACGGATACACCTTGGGCCCTTGGCAATTCAAGAACCTGGATATTTGGGGCCTCAAAAGCAGAATGGATACAACTCTCATATGCTTCATCGCCCTCGCGAAAAACAAAGGTAATCAGCTTTAATTCGGCAAAATGTTTTGCCAAATTGTCAAGGTATAACCTTTCGCCCTTAGAATAACGGTATTCTTTCCCGTCGAAAGCGATTGGGCCTTCCGGCACTACGCCGATAATCATTTGATCTGTAGATTTATTGATTGTCTCAACCCTAGTGTTTGGCCAAGGCCCGCTCATAGACATCAATGTATTCTTGAGCTCTGGCGTTCATCGACATCTTCGTTTCAATAAAAGTTTTAGCTAACATTGTACGCTCTTTTGCCTGAGCGTAATTGCTTAATATCCCATCTAATGTCGTTGCTAAAGCTGGAACATTTCCAAATTCGACAGTTTCACCAGCATCGACACGACGCACATCCTCGCCAGCGCCCGTGTGATCTGTTACGATAATAGGAATTCCACATAAGACAGCTTCAAACGGTGCCCAGGCTCCCTGTTCTTGACGAGACATCTGCGCAACAACATCTGCGTCAATCAGAGCTGAGTTCTTATCAGCGCCACCAATAAATCCAGTGAACATGACTTTATCGTAAACACCAAGATTGTTTGCCAATGCCTTGCATTCGTCCATATGACCATCGTCGCTACCTACGATTACAAGCAGACAATCATCGCGCATCTTGCACAACTCAGCAAAGCCTTCGATCAAGTAATCATTGCCCTTGATGTGATGAACCCGACCAAGGAACATGATCACTTTTTTGTCCGCATCGATGTTATGTTCGACCCTGAAACGGCCCTTTTCTGGCAGGATTTCAAACTCGTCCGTGTCAAAGGGTGGCGAAATCACTACAATTTTTTCTTTATCCAGTGTGGGATCGACACTAAGATATTCAGTTACACCAACCTCGGTTTCTGCAATCAAGAAATCTGCATCATGAAGCATTGCGCGACCCCAAACTTTATCGAAGATGCGTTTGAGAAAATTCTTTCGACTGTAATATGGAACTGCGCCATGCGCATCTAGGACGAACGGAATATTGTTCCTCTTACAGAACTTGTACAATACGACGTTTTGAAACGTCCTGAAAACGTGCATGTGAACGATTTCAATGTTGTCCTTGTCTTGCTGTAACCGGCGCGCCAATTGCGGCATAATTGAAAACCCAGCTTTATCAAACCAAGAAGGCACGATCTGAAACTTTGTTTTCGGAAGGCTATCTGCAAGGGCTTGGTCAAACTTGTAATCCCCAGAATAAACTATGGGTTGGTGGTTTTGTTTTTCCTGTGCTTTGCAAATTTTGTACATCAAGTCAGATGTACCCCCAGCGAAACGAATGGAGAAAAACAAGAAGGCGTGAACGATGTTCATTTTGGCGATCCTTAGAGGCGCAATCCGATTTGGGATTTAATGGAGTTCCAGATATTTGAAAAGTCGTTTCTTGTTGCAAACACCGCTGACGACACAGGCAAGCGGGTTTGGATTAAAAACGAAATCAACATGACAATCGCAGAGGCGAGAGCGCTCAACGAGAAGGCGATTGCAGCACCGAAAGCTGAATATTGCGGGATAAGAACGAATGCTGATCCTATCGCTACCACGAGCGAAATGCATGCAGCAAAAATCGAGTACTTTTGCTTTGCGATGCTGGTGAAATACCGGGTCATGACCTGATATATTGTTCCCATGACTGCGCCTATAAGCAGCATCTGAGCGGTTGCTACAGCCGCCAAATACTCGACACCAAAAACGAATGGAACGATCCAGTCCGCAAAAACCATTAGGAGCAATGCGATGGGAATAGTTATGAGCAAAGACAATCGGCACGTTTGAGCCGCGAATTCATCGGCATCTCGATCATCTTTTAGCTTTACGAGATGAGGAAGCAACAGGGTGCCGATTGTATCTGGAAAGAACCGCACCGCCTCAACAAGCAACATCGAGACAGAAAATAGACCGATAGCCTCATGGCCAGATAAGGCGCCTAGCACCAAAATGTATCCGCGGTAGTTCAGAAGCCCGATCAAATTCTGAAGCCAGTTGCGACTACCGAATTTTATTTGCTTGACAAAGGTCGGAATGGAAACCGACATCCGAAAAGGGCGCACATGTCTCCAGAAAGAAAAGACATACCAAACAGAAAAGAGTGCAACCGCGCCACTCCTTAGCGCAAGTGCTGTACCCACGTCCGACCCAGTCGGGATAATCAGGATGGTAGCGCCCAAAAGTAGCGCGGCCTGAATGATCAGGTTTTTTGACTGTAAAGTATATAGATGGCTACCGTAAATTAGGCCTGCGAAAGACAAATCAACGACGGTAGCAAAAGTTGCGAGCCATAAAAGGCCTAGCCACACTAGGTTTGAACCAAATCCTATCGACGTGAGAAAGCCACTTGTCCGTGCAATCAGCAATAGCAAACCTAAGCCCACGCATGAAGCCAATACAAACGCCGCCGTGTTACCGATTAGGATTCCTCGGTCTACTTTTTCACGATTCAGAAAATATGTATTTGCTTGCGACAACCCTAAATTACTGAGATTCGCCCCCAGCCCAACCATCATGAAAAATAGCGCATATATACCGCGCCCTTCAGGCGTCAGCAGGCGCGCGGTTATCACGCCAATCGAAAAAATGATGGCGGTTGAAAGGAACTTGCTTGAACCAAATACACTAAGACTTCGATAGAAATTCATGTGCAACTCAGTTTCTAGACCGTGATTTTGCTAAAGTACATTGCGCACAATTTCGACAATTGAGCTTGCGTCTAGGTTGTATTCTTTGCGTAAGTAATCCTGATCCCCAACAATACTTGGGAAAGAATCTTCAAGCCCAATCGACTGGAAAATAGACGGACTAATTCCGCCCATCAAACAGGTTTCAGCTATCGCGCCAGCCATGCCACCCGTCTTAATGTGTTCTTCAATACTGACGATGCCACCCGTTTCTACCGCCGCAGCGAGGATGGCTTCCTTATCGAAAGGTTTCACAGAATTCAGTGTTAGAATACGCGCGCTGACACCATCTTGTTGCAATGTCTCTGCTGCAGCCAAAGCCTCAGCCAAGATGGCTCCAGTTACTACAAACGTAATATCAGTGCCTTCACGGACTTTCCTAGCTTTACCTAACTGAACGTTTTGCCCATCCTCAGGAAGCCCAGCCTTGCCTTTGTCCAAGCGCAAATATTTCGGGCCAGGAATTGCGGCCATTTGACGGGTTAGAACGGCCGTTTCCCACGGATCCGATGGCGCAACCACCATCATGTTAGGAAGCGCGCGCATTATGGCCAAATCTTCGGTCGCAAAATGGGAAACCCCTAGCTGCCCATAAGAGAATCCACCACCAACAGAAACAACTGTTACATCACAATCGTGATAGCAAATATCGTTGCGGATCTGCTCGAGACAGCGAAGGGTGGTGAAATTGCCGATCGAATACGTGTACACTTTGTGTCCCTCTAGCGCGAGACCACATGCCATACCTGTCATATTTTGTTCGGCAACGCCCGCATTGATGAACTGGTTTGGGAAGCGTTCAGAAAACTCAGTGAGAACGCCAAAACCAAGATCACCTGTTATCAATGTGACCATCGGATCTTCGGCTGCAAGTCTGGTAAGTTCAGCAATAAATGCATCTCTCATGGTTCAGCCCTCCCACTTCGTTAGATACTGATCTAGTTCTCTAATTGCTGCTTCATACTCATCACCCTGGGGGCTGCGATAGTGCCATAAGACAGAGTTTTCCATAAATGATACACCTCGCCCTTTGATCGTATTGCAGATGACCACAGAAGGTTGGTCGGGTTTGGCCCGGGCAGTGTCAAATGCAGTTTTTAATGCCCTGTGATCGTGGCCGTCAACGTCTGCAACATGCCAACCAAAGGCTTTCCATTTATCAGTAAACGGCTCTAAGCCGATCGTGTCCGATACTGCCGCCAAAGACTGAATTTTGTTATAGTCAACGGCGACGGTCAAGTTGCCCAGCTTGTGATGCGCAGCGAACAAGATGGCCTCCCAATTCGAACCTTCATCGCATTCGCCATCAGACAAAACAACAAATACGCCGTTCGTTTTGGACTGCTTTTTTGCAGCGAGCGCCATTCCGCAGCCAACACTTAGCCCATGACCAAGTGAACCCGTCGATAACTCGACACCAGGAACACCTTTATGTGAGACATGGCCCGAAAAAATGCTACCGTTTTGGTAATGATCTTTCAAACGCTCGGTCGGAAAAAAGCCGCGCTCGGCCAGTGCAGCATAAACGGCAGCACCGGCATGGCCTTTTGAAAGGATAAACCGGTCTCGTTCGGCAAATCGAGGGACTTCAGGGTCTAATTGCATCGTGTGGCCGTATAACACCGACAAAATATCAGAAATCGACAAACCCGAGCCGACATGAGAGCTATTGCCGCGGTGGGTCATGTTTACAATATGACGGCGAATTCGCCCTGCCATATGCTCGGTGTCCGTGTTTTTGTACTGGTCATTCATTGGGCCGGTCACCCTTTGGACTAAACTTTATAGAAATTCAGAACATTTTCGATTACATAATCTACGTCCTCGTAGGACATCGCCATATGCATTGGTAAGAGTAAGCAACGCTCGAAAAACCAATTCGTCCGCGACAGATCCTCGAATTTTTCCTTACCAAACCCAAGACCGCTGAAATGGTGAACTGGCGTTCCTGCCCATTGAACAACGGTTTTGATACCCTTGTCCGCAAGCGATTTGCGCAATTTATCGCGGTCTTCCGCCGCCATCTCATAGTTCTGGTATACATCGAAATAATCGGGATCGGCGTCAGGCCCTTGAGGTGGGTAAAGTTTATTATGGCCGCGAAATGCATTTTCGTAGCGCCGAGCGATTTCCCGGCGGCGCATAATATCTTCATCATAATGATCGAGGCGAATTTGCAAGAAAGCCGCTTGAAGATTGTCCAACCTTGCATTTGTTCCCCAAGCCACAACTTCCCCTTGCTCGTTGCGCCCATGGTCGCGCCACAGGGATAGTTTTTCTGCCATCGCGCTATCATTTGTCATCACAGCACCGCCGTCGCCAAAACAGCCGATCAATTTTGCTGGATAGAAACTCAATGTCCCAAAGCGGCCAAATGTGCCTGCCGATTGGCCCTTAAATTTTGCACCAAGACCTTGTGCACTGTCTTCCAACACATACAAACCATGCCGAGCTGCAACTTCCTGGATGGCCGTCATGTCAGCGCAACGCCCATTGACTTGTGTCGGCATAATCGCCTTGGTTTTTCCAGTAATTTTCTTTTCGGCAGCGACGGCGGACAGCATATTGTTTTCATCAATATCTGCAAAAACAGGGCTTGCGCCAACCATGTGGATAGCCGCCGCAGTTGCAACATATGTATGTGACGAAATGATAACCTCGTCGCCATGGCCAATACCAAGAGCTTTGAAGCCTATAATCATTGCATTGGTGCCGTCTGCGACGCCAAGTGCGTGTTTCACATTCAAGAACCCAGCAAGCGATCTTTCGAAATCTAGCAGGTCTTTTTGCAAAATAAACGCACCGCGCGAACAAACATCTTTGAACGCCGCATCAAACTCACTTTCAAAACGGGTGTAAATTGCCTGGTAGTCAAAAAATGGCACTACTTTCATAATATTAGTTCGCTTTCGTTGATTTTCATGTGTCAAAATATCAATACCCCAGAAGTTAGAAAAAACACCGTTTTAACACCAAAAAATCTTAAGTCACTGATTTATAAAATCAGTAAATCGTCTTCATTTCTAAAAGCGTACGTAATGTCAACTGCACCTAAGGCACCCCTAAATTCATCGTCAGTTAGAACTGCCCGTAACCTTTGATTATATTGATATGTCCGTGGTGGATTATATCGGCACTCATTCCTACGTATACACTACCCATGATAAAGGCCGCTTGGTAATATTGACTAGAATTTAAATCTGGTGATTTGTGATAAACACTGGGAATATATCTCGCGTCGCAAAACTCAGCCGACTTCCCATAACGCCCCAACGTCGGAACACTTAAGCTCCTGAACTGGTTTCGACTTAGCTTCAATGGGTTGATCTAGAAGGTGCACTACCAATTCAACTTTCTTGATGTGCTTTCAAGGTTTTCTGACAAGCCATTTTTAATTGCGTCTCGCATTCCGGGCACCGACAATAATTGAAGTGTTTCATTCATTGCCTGCCAATCACTTTCAGCCATGAGAACGGCATTATTATTCTTGCCGGAAATCAAAACTGGTTCGCGCTTTGCAATCGTATTCTCAACTAGGTCGGGTAGTTTGTCGGACGCTTCTTTAACACTGAGAGTTATCAATGTGTCGTTCCTAACAATTCGACGTCATCTAGCTTTGCTAATTTTTGATCGAAGGTTTTCAGGATGCGGTTCTCAGCTCTTTGAGCCGCCTGTCGGATCATAAGGTCTGGAAAATCATAGCCCTCTTCTCGATAAAGATTTACAACCGAGGCGATGTCTTGCGCGTTTTCAACCGAAAGCTGGCTTACGGTCACAATACTCAGCAGCGCCTCTGCAATTTCTTCACGTGAATATTTATAGGACCGCTCGAGAACCCAGACCAATTCGATAATAACTTCGCGACATACATACCCTGGCGCATCGCTCGTGAAGCCCTCGATCAAATCAGCAGCGACCTGGAACTGAGCAGCGTCATCTTGGGCAAGATAACGAACCAATACGTTTGTATCGAGAGCAATCATGACACGCTTTCGATGGCTCCTTCAGCGATCGCTTCATTCATTTCCTCAAGCGAAACTGTCCGCTGACCCGGACGGTGCAACATACCAGCAAGCTCACGGACGTGCCTTGCCTTTAGCATTTGAACGCGACCATTTTCTACAATGTAGCGCACCGAGTCACCTGCCTCCAAGCCAAGCGCCGCGCGCACGTCTCTGGGAAGAGTTGTCTGGCCTTTTGCAGTAACTTTGGATTCTTGCATCATCTTCACCCGTTCATTCTAGATAAATTCAATTTTAATATAGTAAGGATTTTTACAAAAAGCAATTCAATATCATAAAAGTAATGCATTATCGCAAAGAGAGTTCCTGAAGCATTGTGCGGCTTTCATCCATGACCACTTCAGCTTTCGATAATGCGTCTAGTACTGCAGGATCGTGAGCATGAATTTTCAAGCTATTATCGTCTGACCGCGTGACATACACTGTGTCACCTTCATTTACGCCTAAGACAGCTAACATATCAGCACTGATTGTAATGGCAGCGGAATTTCCCACTTTTCGTATCTTGGTCTTAAACATGAGAGTTAGGCCTATATATCTTCAAAAGAACGATCATTTTTTAATGCAGAGCTACCCATAACCTTAAATTATATTGAGATGCCTGAGACTTTACCAATCAATACTATTCACGTATCGTCACGACCTTTGATCACTGGGTCATACGCTAATCCAGCCTCACGCTCCAAGAGTTCAATTTCTGCCCGCAAGTCATAATACTCCTGACGCTTGCGTTCAATAAACCTATGTGTCAGCAAAGATTTCTCCCGAACACCCTTAGGAGTCAGCAGATAGGCATACTGCCCCTTGCGTGGATTATTTTTGAAATTCTCAAGCTTTACGAACCCTTTTTCAACAAGGGCCGTCAGAACGTAATAGGCAGAACCGTTTGATATTCCAACCTGATCTGCAACCTGACGTGAGGACAGCTCTGGATTGCCATTTATAAGACGCATCACGCGTAGGCGGACATCTTCTTGCTGTTCTTCACGCCGGCTAGCCAAAGTGGACCTTTACAACAGCTACCGCACCAAGCCATCCCAAAATGATGGGGCCAGCCGTGTTAAAACTCAAATTTTGATCAACCATTTTCATAACCGTTCAACTTTGAACTAATAGCCTATGAAATTTAATTGATCAAGCCCTGCAGACAGCTCCACTCGCGCAAAAGGCATATAAGACAATGAATTTAAATGCAATTTTAATATAAAACTAAAATATTTTGGGCTTTTTCCTTATAATTCAAATACCTCCACAAAAAAAACCATATCAGCCGCACCCTCTTTTTTTTTGAAGTTATGCGTGGTAAGTAAGTTCAGAATTGAGCATTTAGTTGGAGATGGCTGCTATATATGTCAGAAAAAATTTGGTTCCTATTGCAATTCAAACCAAACTCGCACCGTTTGGCAGAGCGAAATCTATTGCGCCAGAATTTTGAGACCTTCTTACCGATGCAAGAAGTGACTAGGCGCAAATCAACGCGCTTTGTAAATGACCTTCGCCCCTTGTTTCCAGGCTATATGTTTGTTGCCTTTGACCATCAAACAGCCCCATGGCGCAAAATAAACGGTACGTTTGGAGTTTCGAAACTTGTAAGCTTCGATGGAAAACCAAAGCCTGTACCACTTGATCTTATCGCCGGCCTAATGCGGCGGTGTGATGTTGCCGGCAAGCTGCTCCCTTCAAGACGACTCGCCCCAGGCAATCAGGTTAAACTTCTCACTGGACCCTTTGCAAATTTTGTTGCCAAGGTAGAAACCATAGACTCGAACCAACGCATTTGGATACTGATGAAGTGCATGGGTCAGCGCACGCGGGTACATGTCACAGCCGATCATTTACAGCTTTCAGATTAGTTTAGCACATTATTTCGAAAATATTTTAGCTCGGAAAATTTTTGTCTTCCAGCCATTTGTCCAGACACCAGATATGTAGCATGATCCGTTACCAATGAGCAGGCTTGGCCTGTTTTACACTAGGGCGTTATCGCAGCCTGATGCCCCCAATGCCAATTCAATCG
The nucleotide sequence above comes from Rhodobacteraceae bacterium Araon29. Encoded proteins:
- a CDS encoding transcriptional regulator/antitoxin MazE — its product is MFKTKIRKVGNSAAITISADMLAVLGVNEGDTVYVTRSDDNSLKIHAHDPAVLDALSKAEVVMDESRTMLQELSLR
- a CDS encoding oligosaccharide flippase family protein — protein: MNFYRSLSVFGSSKFLSTAIIFSIGVITARLLTPEGRGIYALFFMMVGLGANLSNLGLSQANTYFLNREKVDRGILIGNTAAFVLASCVGLGLLLLIARTSGFLTSIGFGSNLVWLGLLWLATFATVVDLSFAGLIYGSHLYTLQSKNLIIQAALLLGATILIIPTGSDVGTALALRSGAVALFSVWYVFSFWRHVRPFRMSVSIPTFVKQIKFGSRNWLQNLIGLLNYRGYILVLGALSGHEAIGLFSVSMLLVEAVRFFPDTIGTLLLPHLVKLKDDRDADEFAAQTCRLSLLITIPIALLLMVFADWIVPFVFGVEYLAAVATAQMLLIGAVMGTIYQVMTRYFTSIAKQKYSIFAACISLVVAIGSAFVLIPQYSAFGAAIAFSLSALASAIVMLISFLIQTRLPVSSAVFATRNDFSNIWNSIKSQIGLRL
- a CDS encoding PIN domain-containing protein, with amino-acid sequence MIALDTNVLVRYLAQDDAAQFQVAADLIEGFTSDAPGYVCREVIIELVWVLERSYKYSREEIAEALLSIVTVSQLSVENAQDIASVVNLYREEGYDFPDLMIRQAAQRAENRILKTFDQKLAKLDDVELLGTTH
- a CDS encoding transketolase; protein product: MRDAFIAELTRLAAEDPMVTLITGDLGFGVLTEFSERFPNQFINAGVAEQNMTGMACGLALEGHKVYTYSIGNFTTLRCLEQIRNDICYHDCDVTVVSVGGGFSYGQLGVSHFATEDLAIMRALPNMMVVAPSDPWETAVLTRQMAAIPGPKYLRLDKGKAGLPEDGQNVQLGKARKVREGTDITFVVTGAILAEALAAAETLQQDGVSARILTLNSVKPFDKEAILAAAVETGGIVSIEEHIKTGGMAGAIAETCLMGGISPSIFQSIGLEDSFPSIVGDQDYLRKEYNLDASSIVEIVRNVL
- a CDS encoding transketolase; this encodes MNDQYKNTDTEHMAGRIRRHIVNMTHRGNSSHVGSGLSISDILSVLYGHTMQLDPEVPRFAERDRFILSKGHAGAAVYAALAERGFFPTERLKDHYQNGSIFSGHVSHKGVPGVELSTGSLGHGLSVGCGMALAAKKQSKTNGVFVVLSDGECDEGSNWEAILFAAHHKLGNLTVAVDYNKIQSLAAVSDTIGLEPFTDKWKAFGWHVADVDGHDHRALKTAFDTARAKPDQPSVVICNTIKGRGVSFMENSVLWHYRSPQGDEYEAAIRELDQYLTKWEG
- a CDS encoding glycosyltransferase, producing the protein MNIVHAFLFFSIRFAGGTSDLMYKICKAQEKQNHQPIVYSGDYKFDQALADSLPKTKFQIVPSWFDKAGFSIMPQLARRLQQDKDNIEIVHMHVFRTFQNVVLYKFCKRNNIPFVLDAHGAVPYYSRKNFLKRIFDKVWGRAMLHDADFLIAETEVGVTEYLSVDPTLDKEKIVVISPPFDTDEFEILPEKGRFRVEHNIDADKKVIMFLGRVHHIKGNDYLIEGFAELCKMRDDCLLVIVGSDDGHMDECKALANNLGVYDKVMFTGFIGGADKNSALIDADVVAQMSRQEQGAWAPFEAVLCGIPIIVTDHTGAGEDVRRVDAGETVEFGNVPALATTLDGILSNYAQAKERTMLAKTFIETKMSMNARAQEYIDVYERALAKH
- a CDS encoding aminotransferase class V-fold PLP-dependent enzyme encodes the protein MMKVVPFFDYQAIYTRFESEFDAAFKDVCSRGAFILQKDLLDFERSLAGFLNVKHALGVADGTNAMIIGFKALGIGHGDEVIISSHTYVATAAAIHMVGASPVFADIDENNMLSAVAAEKKITGKTKAIMPTQVNGRCADMTAIQEVAARHGLYVLEDSAQGLGAKFKGQSAGTFGRFGTLSFYPAKLIGCFGDGGAVMTNDSAMAEKLSLWRDHGRNEQGEVVAWGTNARLDNLQAAFLQIRLDHYDEDIMRRREIARRYENAFRGHNKLYPPQGPDADPDYFDVYQNYEMAAEDRDKLRKSLADKGIKTVVQWAGTPVHHFSGLGFGKEKFEDLSRTNWFFERCLLLPMHMAMSYEDVDYVIENVLNFYKV
- a CDS encoding glycosyltransferase, whose protein sequence is MSMSGPWPNTRVETINKSTDQMIIGVVPEGPIAFDGKEYRYSKGERLYLDNLAKHFAELKLITFVFREGDEAYESCIHSAFEAPNIQVLELPRAQGVSVSVVGKAWQFFKVFLLLLKVVPKVDVLYVFLPSYPSAMGWLAAKSFRKIHIVYGADDWEQASQSMFKWDDMRTGWFYRAYAGLNRWMERKIVKTALFAVAAGGQLKTKYAAWGCPTYDTSPRMTLTRENIFNREDTCNGNQKILINVGALIHDKAQHILLMAFADAKQKDPTLKLRIIGQGPKEADLKAQAVALDISDSVEFVGYVEDESALYEILKDADIFVLSSVTEGFPRVLYEAMTHRLPIVTTDVGGIPYLLKDGVNARVVASEDAEALSAAILDVIDNDRLRKDMIREASITMEAVFERMNPAQISHLVEKHMALPTGSTS
- a CDS encoding AbrB/MazE/SpoVT family DNA-binding domain-containing protein, which produces MQESKVTAKGQTTLPRDVRAALGLEAGDSVRYIVENGRVQMLKARHVRELAGMLHRPGQRTVSLEEMNEAIAEGAIESVS
- a CDS encoding MarR family EPS-associated transcriptional regulator; amino-acid sequence: MASRREEQQEDVRLRVMRLINGNPELSSRQVADQVGISNGSAYYVLTALVEKGFVKLENFKNNPRKGQYAYLLTPKGVREKSLLTHRFIERKRQEYYDLRAEIELLEREAGLAYDPVIKGRDDT
- a CDS encoding type II toxin-antitoxin system prevent-host-death family antitoxin; this encodes MITLSVKEASDKLPDLVENTIAKREPVLISGKNNNAVLMAESDWQAMNETLQLLSVPGMRDAIKNGLSENLESTSRKLNW
- a CDS encoding glycosyltransferase, which translates into the protein MNILIISQHFWPESFLINSVAADLQRSGAHVTVLTGQPNYPQGKIYDGYNALKYHAEKHPSGVMVYRVPMLPRKNGGAVNLIANYLSFMLSASFLGPFLLRKSKIDVIFVFATSPVFQSLAGVVFRLIRRVALVVWVQDLWPDVLEGTGFVRNRKALSAIGFAVGWLYRRADMILVQSNAFIEDVLARHPLAVVKYHPNTCIKLHQGGPKVDLGLGGKFSVMFAGNFGKAQALQTVLESAEILREHRDILFVLVGTGSQAEAIANTVAQKKLNVILPGHFPSEEMAGLFKQASALLITLTKNALVSKTVPSKLQTYMATGKPILAAIDGEGSRLILEADAGFVSRAEDPISLSKNILKLKSAGAKEQKRLGQNAVDYFEKNFQHDKLTENLLALLENAVTSYESRNSKRKRIKNEN